The Achromobacter pestifer genome includes a region encoding these proteins:
- a CDS encoding ABC transporter permease, whose protein sequence is MNFYAIRAIYLFEMARAWRTLMQSVLSPVISTSLYFVVFGSAIGSHMVEIDGVSYGAFIVPGMIMLSLLTQSIANASFGIYMPRFSGTIYEIHSAPISYVEIVMGYVGAAASKSIILGLIMLATARLFVSFEVAHPFWMLGFLVLTAVTFSLFGFIIGIWADGFEKLQIIPLMIITPLTFLGGTFYSIKMLPPFWQTATLFNPVVYLVSGFRWAFYGVADVSVEVSVGMTLVFLLACLVGVRWIFKTGYRLKT, encoded by the coding sequence ATGAACTTCTACGCCATCCGCGCTATCTACCTGTTTGAAATGGCCCGCGCGTGGCGCACGCTGATGCAAAGCGTGCTGTCGCCCGTGATCTCCACCTCGCTGTACTTCGTGGTGTTCGGTTCCGCCATCGGCTCGCACATGGTCGAGATCGACGGCGTGAGCTACGGCGCCTTCATCGTGCCCGGCATGATCATGCTGTCGTTGCTGACGCAAAGCATCGCCAACGCGTCCTTCGGCATCTACATGCCGAGGTTCTCGGGCACCATCTACGAGATCCACTCGGCGCCCATCTCCTACGTGGAGATCGTCATGGGTTATGTGGGCGCCGCCGCCAGCAAGTCCATCATCCTGGGGCTGATCATGCTGGCCACGGCGCGCCTGTTCGTATCGTTCGAGGTCGCGCATCCGTTCTGGATGCTGGGCTTCCTGGTGCTGACGGCCGTGACCTTCAGCCTGTTCGGCTTCATCATCGGCATCTGGGCCGACGGCTTCGAGAAGTTGCAGATCATCCCGCTGATGATCATCACGCCGCTGACGTTCCTGGGCGGCACCTTCTATTCCATCAAGATGCTGCCGCCGTTCTGGCAGACCGCCACCTTGTTCAACCCGGTGGTCTACCTGGTCAGCGGATTCCGCTGGGCCTTCTACGGCGTGGCCGACGTCAGCGTCGAAGTCAGCGTGGGCATGACGCTGGTGTTCCTGCTGGCCTGCCTGGTGGGCGTGCGCTGGATCTTCAAGACCGGCTACCGGCTGAAGACCTAG
- a CDS encoding GNAT family N-acetyltransferase — MTATEASRLTIRRACVEDAPAVLRIFDDVIAWFVSMGNEGQWGSEPWSTLPKRIAGVTEACALPGAWVAEEPGGAIHGALVLGSSMPYVPAATEPEIYVRLLVASRDERARGLGRRLLAFADDQARAASVERLRVDCYGGGNGALARFYESCGYERISTFDVNGWPGQLLGRTLIRPDADR; from the coding sequence TTGACGGCAACAGAAGCAAGCCGGCTGACGATCCGCCGCGCATGCGTGGAAGATGCCCCCGCGGTATTGCGGATCTTCGACGACGTGATCGCCTGGTTCGTGAGCATGGGCAACGAGGGGCAATGGGGCAGCGAGCCCTGGTCCACCCTGCCCAAGCGCATCGCGGGCGTGACCGAAGCCTGCGCGCTGCCCGGCGCCTGGGTCGCCGAGGAACCGGGAGGCGCCATCCACGGCGCTCTGGTGTTGGGCTCATCCATGCCTTATGTGCCTGCGGCGACCGAGCCGGAAATCTACGTGAGACTGCTGGTCGCCTCGCGCGACGAGCGCGCGCGCGGCCTCGGCCGGCGCTTGCTGGCCTTTGCCGATGACCAGGCGCGCGCCGCGAGCGTGGAGCGCCTGCGCGTGGACTGCTATGGCGGCGGCAACGGCGCCCTGGCGCGCTTTTACGAATCCTGCGGCTACGAACGGATTTCGACCTTCGACGTAAATGGTTGGCCGGGCCAATTGCTGGGCCGCACGCTGATCCGGCCCGACGCCGACAGGTAG
- a CDS encoding DUF1993 domain-containing protein, which produces MSLSMYQASVPAFVRGLNVLAALLQKAADHAAAAGMDPAELINARLAPDMYPLSGQIQRASDASKFAVQRLSRVEAPKFPDEETTFEQLQQRIAATLAYLQGVAADRLDGAEGRKVSLAFGDFKQEFRGDDYLLTFALPNFYFHVTTAYAILRHAGVKIGKLDFLGPYPQPAA; this is translated from the coding sequence ATGTCACTTTCCATGTACCAGGCCAGCGTGCCTGCCTTCGTCCGCGGCCTGAACGTGCTGGCCGCGCTGCTGCAAAAGGCCGCCGACCACGCCGCCGCCGCCGGCATGGATCCGGCTGAACTCATCAATGCCCGCCTGGCGCCGGACATGTATCCGCTGAGCGGCCAGATCCAGCGCGCCAGCGACGCCTCCAAGTTTGCGGTGCAGCGCCTGTCGCGGGTGGAAGCGCCTAAATTTCCGGACGAGGAAACCACCTTCGAGCAATTGCAGCAGCGCATCGCCGCCACCCTCGCGTATCTGCAGGGCGTGGCGGCGGATCGGCTGGACGGCGCCGAAGGCCGCAAGGTGTCGCTGGCGTTCGGCGACTTCAAGCAGGAATTCCGCGGCGACGACTATCTGCTGACGTTCGCGCTGCCGAACTTCTACTTCCATGTCACGACGGCGTACGCCATCCTGCGTCACGCGGGCGTGAAGATCGGCAAGCTGGATTTCCTGGGGCCGTATCCGCAGCCGGCCGCTTAA
- a CDS encoding DUF4168 domain-containing protein translates to MQRSTYAFLSAAVLATALSGAPALAQQASQAQGQTQAQPRMAPAPAIQPTDQQLQRFASASQKISGVVDEYRPKVDAAKTDAAKQKVVEEADAKMVKLVQADGLSVDEFNGIGQAIQQDPQLKQRLMSMGKGAPAAK, encoded by the coding sequence ATGCAGCGTTCCACTTATGCATTCCTGTCCGCCGCCGTGCTGGCGACGGCGCTGTCCGGTGCTCCCGCCCTCGCGCAACAGGCCAGCCAGGCGCAAGGCCAGACCCAGGCCCAACCGCGCATGGCGCCCGCGCCCGCGATCCAGCCGACCGACCAGCAATTGCAGCGTTTCGCTTCGGCATCGCAGAAGATTTCCGGCGTCGTCGACGAGTACCGCCCCAAGGTCGACGCCGCCAAGACGGATGCCGCCAAGCAGAAGGTCGTCGAGGAAGCCGACGCCAAGATGGTCAAGCTGGTGCAGGCCGACGGCCTGAGCGTCGACGAATTCAACGGCATCGGCCAGGCCATACAGCAGGACCCCCAGCTCAAGCAACGTTTGATGAGCATGGGCAAGGGCGCCCCCGCCGCGAAGTAA
- a CDS encoding VOC family protein, with translation MANPASKPIPEGMHTLTPHIVCEGAAQAIDFYKKAFNAEELARLPGPNGKIMHAAIRIGDSVMMLMDDFPEWGSLGPKALKGTPVTLHLYVADVDAAMKQAVAAGAQVTMPVADMFWGDRYGQVVDPCGHRWSIATHKFDLTPQEVQENMAKMGPMEGCGDPSKKQG, from the coding sequence ATGGCTAACCCTGCAAGCAAACCCATACCCGAAGGCATGCACACGCTCACCCCGCACATCGTGTGCGAAGGCGCGGCGCAGGCCATCGACTTCTACAAGAAGGCCTTCAATGCCGAGGAACTGGCGCGCCTGCCTGGCCCCAACGGCAAGATCATGCATGCCGCCATACGCATCGGCGATTCGGTCATGATGCTGATGGACGACTTCCCAGAATGGGGCAGCCTGGGCCCGAAGGCGCTCAAGGGCACGCCCGTCACCCTGCACCTGTACGTGGCCGACGTGGACGCCGCCATGAAACAGGCGGTGGCGGCCGGGGCCCAGGTGACCATGCCCGTGGCGGACATGTTCTGGGGCGACCGCTACGGCCAGGTGGTGGACCCTTGCGGGCACCGCTGGTCCATCGCCACGCACAAGTTCGACCTGACGCCGCAGGAAGTTCAGGAGAACATGGCGAAGATGGGTCCGATGGAAGGCTGCGGCGACCCTTCAAAGAAACAGGGTTAA
- a CDS encoding FAD-dependent oxidoreductase — protein sequence MTNTHTPLSIGIAGAGSAGLAAALALAQAGHQVRVFEKHQGFTTLGAGLLLQPPGVRALAALGVDVAALNVGAPIDRLLGLSHRGWRVVDIDYVGDGARAVTRAALGGVLFEAARRAGVEFSFGCPVTTLATREGRAHVTHGAGEARAESSFDVFVVADGAASALREQVGLAASSRVYAWGALWGQFWTPGWSGATQLLQRFRGTREMMGLLPTEIGPQGVRLSLFWSIRHDALPAWRAAPIGAWKDRMLSLWPEAAPVVDQISRHEDLAVATYRHTWPRGLASGPYCAVGDAGHAMSPQLGLGTTLAVLDALALAQALGQHGAAAGPARYARSRLLPSRLYQTLSRALTPCFQASGPGLWRDLLFGGGLLVPGVKPLMKRGLLAMPQPKGPGRG from the coding sequence ATGACCAATACGCATACGCCGCTATCCATCGGCATCGCTGGCGCGGGCAGCGCCGGATTGGCCGCCGCGCTGGCGCTGGCGCAAGCCGGCCATCAGGTGCGCGTCTTCGAAAAGCACCAGGGCTTCACCACGCTGGGCGCGGGACTGCTGCTGCAGCCGCCCGGCGTGCGCGCGCTGGCGGCGCTGGGCGTGGACGTCGCGGCGCTGAACGTGGGCGCGCCGATCGACCGCTTGCTGGGCCTGTCGCATCGCGGCTGGCGGGTCGTGGACATCGACTACGTCGGCGACGGCGCGCGGGCGGTGACGCGGGCAGCGCTGGGCGGCGTGCTGTTCGAGGCCGCGCGGCGCGCGGGCGTCGAGTTCTCGTTCGGCTGTCCGGTCACGACGCTGGCGACCCGCGAGGGCAGGGCGCACGTGACGCATGGCGCGGGCGAGGCCCGGGCCGAGTCCAGTTTCGACGTGTTCGTGGTGGCCGATGGCGCCGCCTCCGCGCTGCGCGAGCAGGTCGGGCTGGCTGCCAGTTCGCGCGTCTATGCCTGGGGCGCGTTGTGGGGCCAGTTCTGGACGCCCGGCTGGAGCGGCGCGACGCAACTGCTGCAGCGGTTTCGCGGCACCCGCGAGATGATGGGCCTGCTGCCCACCGAGATCGGCCCGCAGGGCGTGCGCCTGTCGCTGTTCTGGAGCATCCGGCACGACGCCTTGCCGGCCTGGCGCGCCGCGCCCATCGGCGCTTGGAAGGACCGCATGCTGTCCTTGTGGCCGGAGGCCGCGCCGGTGGTCGATCAGATCTCGCGGCATGAGGACCTGGCTGTGGCCACTTACCGCCACACCTGGCCGCGCGGACTGGCTTCGGGTCCGTATTGCGCCGTGGGCGACGCGGGCCACGCGATGAGCCCGCAGCTGGGCCTGGGAACGACGCTGGCGGTGCTGGATGCGCTGGCGCTGGCGCAGGCCCTGGGGCAGCACGGCGCCGCCGCGGGACCGGCGCGCTATGCCCGCAGCCGGCTGCTGCCTTCGCGCCTGTACCAGACGCTCAGCCGCGCGCTGACGCCTTGTTTTCAGGCCTCGGGGCCGGGGCTGTGGCGCGATCTGCTGTTCGGCGGCGGGCTGCTCGTGCCCGGCGTGAAACCGCTGATGAAGCGCGGCCTGCTGGCCATGCCGCAGCCCAAGGGCCCGGGCCGCGGCTGA
- a CDS encoding helix-turn-helix domain-containing protein produces the protein MDISEVARRTGLPASTLRFYENRGLITAVSAAGERRRFAPGVLDQLALIALGQAGGLSLDEIQAMLSPEGALRVDRQLLLDKADGIDATIKRLRAMSQGLRHAAVCPAANHAQCPTFQRLLKAAAGRVKQGRTATAVAKQKNAIRP, from the coding sequence ATGGATATTTCGGAAGTCGCCCGGCGCACGGGCCTGCCGGCCTCCACGCTGCGGTTCTATGAAAACAGGGGCTTGATCACGGCAGTCAGCGCCGCTGGCGAGCGCCGGAGGTTTGCGCCCGGCGTGCTGGATCAACTGGCACTGATCGCGCTGGGGCAGGCAGGCGGCCTGTCGCTGGACGAGATCCAGGCCATGCTCTCGCCCGAGGGGGCGCTGCGGGTGGACAGGCAGTTGCTGCTGGACAAGGCCGACGGCATAGACGCGACCATCAAGCGCCTGCGGGCGATGAGCCAGGGCTTGCGCCATGCCGCGGTATGTCCCGCCGCCAACCATGCGCAATGCCCGACTTTCCAGCGCTTGCTGAAGGCGGCTGCGGGCAGGGTGAAGCAAGGCAGAACGGCGACGGCCGTCGCGAAGCAAAAAAACGCCATCCGCCCTTAA
- a CDS encoding ABC transporter ATP-binding protein, with protein MQPVISVQDLSKRYASGFQALKSVNLDIQRGEIFALLGPNGAGKTTLISIICGIVNPTAGRVLADGHDILTEFRAARAKIGLVPQEISTDAFESVWNTVNFSRGLFGKPADHAYVEKVLRDLSLWDKKDSRIMALSGGMKRRVMIAKALSHEPAILFLDEPTAGVDVELRRGMWEMVRRLRESGVTIILTTHYIEEAQEMADRVGVIRKGEIILVEEKHALMAKLGKRQLALTLKAPLPGIPTALDAFQLELSDNGHKLVYTYDNQGGGEISRLLHELSRLEIEFTDLNSSESSLEDIFVSLVHGQS; from the coding sequence GTGCAGCCGGTCATTTCAGTTCAGGATCTATCCAAACGGTACGCATCGGGGTTCCAGGCGCTCAAGAGCGTGAACCTGGACATCCAGCGCGGTGAGATTTTCGCGCTGCTGGGTCCCAACGGCGCGGGCAAGACGACGCTGATCAGCATCATCTGCGGCATCGTCAATCCCACCGCCGGCCGCGTGCTGGCCGACGGCCACGACATACTCACGGAGTTCCGCGCGGCCCGCGCCAAGATCGGCCTGGTGCCGCAGGAAATCTCCACCGACGCCTTCGAGAGCGTCTGGAATACCGTCAACTTCAGCCGCGGCCTGTTCGGCAAGCCGGCTGATCACGCTTACGTCGAGAAAGTGCTGCGCGACCTGTCCCTGTGGGACAAGAAGGACAGCCGCATCATGGCGCTGTCGGGCGGCATGAAGCGCCGCGTCATGATCGCCAAGGCGCTGTCGCACGAACCCGCCATCCTGTTCCTGGACGAGCCTACCGCCGGCGTGGACGTCGAATTGCGGCGCGGCATGTGGGAAATGGTGCGGCGGCTGCGCGAAAGCGGCGTCACCATCATCCTCACCACCCATTACATCGAGGAAGCCCAGGAAATGGCCGACCGCGTCGGCGTGATCCGCAAGGGCGAGATCATCCTGGTCGAAGAGAAGCACGCGCTGATGGCCAAGCTGGGCAAGCGCCAGCTGGCGCTGACCCTGAAGGCGCCGCTGCCCGGCATCCCCACGGCGCTGGACGCCTTCCAGCTGGAACTCTCCGACAACGGCCACAAGCTGGTCTACACCTACGACAACCAGGGCGGCGGGGAAATCTCCCGGCTGCTGCATGAGCTCTCGCGGCTGGAGATTGAATTCACCGACCTGAATTCGTCGGAAAGCTCGCTCGAGGATATCTTTGTCAGCCTGGTGCACGGTCAATCATGA
- a CDS encoding glutathione S-transferase family protein, whose translation MTPDLTLYDLAGADASLRFSPHCWKTHMALAHKGLTATTVPWRFTEKEAIDFSGQKLVPVLVHDDHVVSDSWQIACYLEDTFPERPSLFGGASGRALSLFVNSWSDTTLVPTLARLLLPSIHGLIHEKDRDYFRATREKRFGRLEDLPSGYDDQVAALRSALLPLRQMLGKQPYLAGEQPAYADYAVFGMFMWARCTSTLELLAGDDPIHAWRERLLDAHGGMARRAPMAQS comes from the coding sequence TTGACCCCGGATCTCACTCTCTATGACCTGGCGGGCGCCGACGCCTCGCTGCGCTTCAGCCCGCATTGCTGGAAGACCCACATGGCCCTGGCCCACAAGGGCCTGACCGCCACGACCGTGCCCTGGCGCTTCACCGAAAAGGAAGCCATAGACTTTTCCGGCCAGAAGCTGGTGCCGGTGCTGGTGCACGACGACCATGTCGTCAGTGATTCCTGGCAGATCGCCTGCTACCTGGAAGACACTTTTCCCGAGCGGCCCTCCTTGTTCGGCGGCGCCAGCGGCCGCGCGCTGAGCCTGTTCGTGAATTCATGGTCGGACACCACCCTGGTGCCCACGCTGGCGCGGCTGCTGCTGCCCAGCATCCACGGCCTGATCCACGAAAAAGACCGGGACTATTTCCGCGCCACGAGGGAAAAGCGCTTCGGCAGGCTGGAAGACCTGCCCTCGGGCTATGACGATCAGGTTGCCGCATTGCGTTCCGCGCTGCTGCCCTTGCGGCAGATGCTGGGCAAGCAGCCCTACCTGGCTGGCGAGCAGCCGGCCTATGCCGACTATGCGGTGTTCGGCATGTTCATGTGGGCGCGCTGCACCAGCACGCTGGAACTGCTGGCCGGGGACGATCCCATCCACGCCTGGCGCGAGCGGCTGCTCGACGCGCACGGCGGCATGGCCCGCCGCGCGCCGATGGCGCAATCCTGA
- a CDS encoding DUF1428 domain-containing protein codes for MEKYVDGFLLPVPKANLETYRKMAQQAQAVWLEHGALDYRECVAEEIDKEGFAAFSAAAGAREDETVVFAWITYANKADRDRINAKVMSDPRLAENCCEGVFDFKRMCWGGFTTLVGN; via the coding sequence ATGGAAAAGTATGTAGACGGATTCCTGCTGCCCGTGCCCAAGGCCAACCTCGAAACCTACCGGAAGATGGCGCAGCAGGCGCAGGCGGTGTGGCTGGAGCACGGCGCCCTCGACTACCGCGAATGCGTGGCCGAAGAGATCGACAAGGAAGGTTTCGCCGCGTTCAGCGCCGCGGCCGGCGCGCGCGAGGACGAAACGGTGGTTTTCGCCTGGATCACCTACGCCAACAAGGCGGACCGCGACCGGATCAACGCCAAGGTCATGTCGGACCCGCGCCTGGCCGAGAACTGCTGCGAAGGCGTGTTCGACTTCAAGCGCATGTGCTGGGGCGGCTTCACCACGCTGGTCGGCAACTGA
- the trhA gene encoding PAQR family membrane homeostasis protein TrhA, whose translation MFPNDRPQTLGEEIANSISHGVGAAAAVASAPILILAAVRQGDAAFIAGAAVFAATMCLLYLASTIYHALPKSRAKQLFNVLDHSAIYLLIAGTYTPFALGALRGPWGWTLFGLVWGMALLGVGLKASKRLNRPAISTGLYLAMGWLVIIAVNPLIERVPTGGLWWLVAGGLAYTGGVVFFVLDNRWRYSHFIWHLFVLAGTVCHFFAVLWYAA comes from the coding sequence ATGTTCCCCAACGACAGACCCCAGACCCTGGGCGAGGAAATCGCCAACTCCATCAGCCACGGCGTCGGCGCCGCGGCCGCCGTGGCGTCCGCCCCCATCCTGATCCTGGCCGCCGTGCGCCAGGGCGACGCCGCCTTCATTGCGGGGGCCGCCGTCTTCGCCGCGACGATGTGCCTGCTGTACCTGGCGTCCACCATCTATCACGCGCTGCCCAAGAGCCGCGCCAAGCAGCTCTTCAACGTGCTGGACCATTCCGCCATCTATCTGCTGATCGCGGGCACCTACACGCCCTTCGCCCTGGGCGCCCTGCGCGGGCCCTGGGGCTGGACCCTGTTCGGCCTGGTCTGGGGCATGGCCCTGCTGGGCGTGGGGCTGAAAGCCAGCAAGCGGCTGAACCGCCCGGCCATCTCCACGGGCCTGTACCTGGCGATGGGCTGGCTGGTGATCATCGCGGTCAATCCGCTGATCGAGCGCGTGCCTACCGGCGGCCTGTGGTGGCTGGTGGCCGGCGGGTTGGCCTACACCGGCGGCGTGGTGTTCTTCGTGCTGGACAACCGCTGGCGCTACAGCCACTTCATCTGGCATCTGTTCGTGCTCGCCGGCACGGTGTGCCACTTCTTCGCCGTGCTCTGGTACGCGGCCTGA
- a CDS encoding DUF2938 domain-containing protein, with the protein MGSMEVAAKVVLVGIGATVVMDLWGMIQKALGMPTLGYALVGRWAGHLCRGKIAHANIGRAEPITGESPLGWTIHYAVGLAFAALLVGIQGAAWLRDPTWLPALAVGVVTVAMPFFVMQPAMGAGIAASRTPTPWKNRLRSLATHAVFGCGLYLSAVLLRLVWN; encoded by the coding sequence ATGGGATCGATGGAAGTGGCGGCAAAAGTGGTCTTGGTCGGAATCGGCGCGACCGTCGTGATGGACCTGTGGGGCATGATCCAAAAAGCGTTGGGCATGCCCACGCTGGGCTACGCGCTGGTTGGCCGATGGGCCGGCCACCTGTGCCGGGGCAAAATCGCACACGCCAACATCGGCCGGGCCGAGCCCATAACGGGCGAGTCGCCGCTGGGCTGGACGATCCACTACGCCGTCGGCTTGGCGTTCGCCGCGCTGCTGGTCGGCATCCAGGGCGCGGCATGGCTGCGCGATCCCACATGGCTGCCCGCCCTGGCCGTGGGCGTGGTGACCGTCGCCATGCCTTTTTTCGTCATGCAGCCCGCCATGGGCGCGGGAATCGCCGCGTCGCGCACGCCCACACCCTGGAAGAACCGCCTGCGCAGCTTGGCGACGCATGCGGTGTTCGGCTGCGGTCTCTATTTGTCCGCCGTCCTACTCAGGCTGGTGTGGAACTGA
- a CDS encoding extracellular catalytic domain type 1 short-chain-length polyhydroxyalkanoate depolymerase, whose translation MARSFTNLFFKAAKKIGKLQRAAMRMAAPKAAKKRGAPKRRTAKPAAASASRSAAAPSLGTGRWEASRQFSDGQGRRLTYARYTPAAAPRAGMPLVVMLHGCRQTALSFARGSRMNQWADAGGFMVLYPQQSMTRQMQRCWRWFQPDDAHGGAEADLIAALIRAECARHALDPERVYIAGLSAGAGMAALVALRHPRLIAAVAMHSGPVAGDAHSATGGIGTMRRGALKPLLPLLEKVADPAVFRLGMPAMILQGQLDPTVAPRNAKQLFEQFRAVNDLPPESVPVERVLGLGTDKSYRRVDMLRGSRTVLRLCEITLLEHAWSGGDASVRYHARSGPDASALIWRFFQTQRRAAGGQAE comes from the coding sequence ATGGCGCGCAGTTTTACCAATTTGTTTTTCAAGGCCGCGAAGAAGATCGGCAAGCTGCAGCGCGCCGCAATGCGCATGGCCGCGCCCAAGGCTGCCAAGAAGCGTGGCGCGCCCAAGCGCCGGACGGCCAAGCCCGCCGCAGCCTCCGCGTCCCGCAGTGCCGCCGCGCCTTCGCTGGGGACGGGCCGCTGGGAAGCCTCGCGCCAGTTTTCCGACGGCCAGGGCCGCCGCCTTACCTACGCGCGCTACACGCCCGCTGCCGCGCCGCGCGCCGGCATGCCGCTGGTGGTGATGCTGCATGGCTGCAGGCAGACGGCGCTGTCGTTCGCCCGCGGTTCGCGCATGAACCAATGGGCCGACGCGGGCGGCTTCATGGTGTTGTACCCGCAGCAGTCCATGACCCGTCAGATGCAGCGCTGCTGGCGCTGGTTCCAGCCGGACGACGCGCACGGCGGGGCGGAAGCCGACCTGATCGCCGCGCTGATCCGCGCGGAATGCGCCAGGCATGCGCTGGATCCCGAACGCGTCTACATCGCGGGCCTGTCGGCCGGGGCCGGCATGGCCGCGCTGGTGGCCTTGCGCCATCCGCGCCTGATTGCCGCCGTGGCCATGCATTCCGGGCCGGTGGCGGGCGACGCCCACAGCGCCACCGGCGGCATCGGCACGATGCGGCGCGGCGCACTCAAGCCGCTGCTGCCCTTGCTGGAAAAGGTCGCGGATCCGGCGGTCTTCCGGCTCGGCATGCCCGCCATGATTCTGCAGGGACAGCTGGATCCGACGGTGGCGCCGCGCAATGCCAAACAATTGTTCGAACAGTTCCGCGCCGTGAATGATCTGCCGCCCGAAAGCGTGCCGGTCGAGCGCGTGCTGGGCTTGGGCACGGATAAATCCTACCGCCGCGTCGACATGCTGCGAGGCAGCCGCACGGTGCTGCGGCTATGCGAAATCACGCTGCTGGAACATGCCTGGAGCGGCGGCGACGCCTCGGTGCGCTATCACGCGCGTAGCGGGCCGGACGCCTCGGCGCTGATCTGGCGTTTCTTCCAGACGCAGCGCCGCGCGGCCGGCGGGCAGGCGGAATAG
- a CDS encoding sulfite exporter TauE/SafE family protein produces the protein MLYLVLALFGCLSGVTTVLFGFGGGFVVVPVLYAVLTAAHGAQDAIGLAAMHIAVATSTCVMIVNSLAATRKHQRAGNILRAYVWPLAGFIAAGAALGALAATRASGDFVRYAFIAYLGVTILDCLLRQGFMAQGDERPRPLERGALIGGGVIIGAVAAFLGVGGSVMTVPLLRRRGLPMAKAAAMANPLTLPVAVVGTLAYMAAAGGLAAPLAPWIVGYVDLLAFAALALGSLVGIRLAAPLIPRIPDRLHARVYVLLLALVMLSMLLL, from the coding sequence ATGCTTTATCTGGTTCTGGCCCTGTTCGGCTGCTTGAGCGGCGTGACCACCGTGCTGTTCGGTTTTGGCGGCGGCTTTGTCGTGGTGCCTGTGCTGTACGCGGTGTTGACCGCCGCGCACGGCGCGCAAGACGCCATCGGCCTGGCGGCCATGCACATCGCGGTGGCCACGTCCACCTGCGTCATGATCGTGAATTCGTTGGCGGCGACGCGCAAGCATCAGCGCGCCGGCAATATCCTGCGCGCCTACGTCTGGCCCCTGGCCGGCTTCATCGCGGCGGGAGCGGCGCTGGGCGCGCTGGCGGCTACCCGTGCCAGCGGCGACTTCGTGCGCTACGCCTTCATCGCCTACCTGGGCGTAACCATCCTGGATTGCCTGCTGCGCCAGGGCTTCATGGCGCAGGGCGACGAGCGGCCCCGGCCGCTGGAACGTGGCGCCCTGATAGGCGGCGGGGTGATCATCGGCGCGGTCGCGGCCTTCCTGGGCGTAGGCGGCAGCGTCATGACCGTGCCACTGCTGCGCCGCCGCGGCCTGCCCATGGCCAAGGCGGCGGCGATGGCCAATCCGCTGACGCTGCCGGTGGCGGTGGTGGGAACACTCGCCTACATGGCGGCGGCCGGCGGCCTGGCGGCCCCCTTGGCGCCCTGGATCGTGGGCTACGTCGACCTGCTGGCCTTCGCCGCGCTGGCATTGGGCTCGCTGGTCGGCATCCGCCTGGCCGCGCCGCTGATCCCGCGCATCCCGGACCGCCTGCACGCACGAGTCTACGTGCTGCTGCTGGCGCTGGTGATGCTGAGCATGTTGCTGCTCTAG
- a CDS encoding AraC family transcriptional regulator, whose protein sequence is MRNTHIDRYDRLDRAVVAIGNDYPPGRLLPAHAHRRAQLLYGATGVMHVVTRDGNWVVPPQRAVWIPAGVAHQVRMLGVSTRSAYIEPGAARADREACEVIEVSPLLRQLLLDAVDMPAAYDEAGRDGALASLLLHEVERAPVLPLHIPLPRDRRLAPLCKAFIAAPDARAAPQAWAGRLHMSPRTFSRHFRQQTGMAFSEWRQRACVVLALSRLASGDSVTAIALDFGYQSPAAFSTMFRRVLGRPPTGYLREG, encoded by the coding sequence ATGCGCAATACCCACATCGACCGCTATGACCGCCTGGACCGCGCCGTCGTCGCCATCGGCAACGACTATCCGCCCGGACGGCTGCTGCCCGCCCACGCGCACCGCCGCGCCCAACTGCTTTACGGCGCCACTGGCGTCATGCACGTGGTCACGCGCGACGGCAACTGGGTGGTACCGCCGCAGCGCGCGGTGTGGATCCCGGCGGGCGTGGCGCATCAGGTCCGCATGCTGGGCGTCAGCACGCGCAGCGCCTATATCGAACCCGGAGCGGCGCGCGCGGACCGCGAGGCCTGCGAGGTGATCGAGGTGTCGCCGCTGCTACGCCAGCTGCTGCTGGACGCGGTGGACATGCCGGCGGCCTACGATGAAGCAGGACGCGACGGCGCGCTGGCGTCCTTGCTGCTGCACGAGGTCGAGCGCGCGCCGGTGCTGCCCCTGCACATCCCGCTGCCGCGCGACAGGCGCCTGGCGCCCTTGTGCAAGGCCTTCATCGCCGCGCCGGATGCGCGCGCCGCGCCGCAGGCTTGGGCCGGGCGCCTGCACATGAGTCCGCGCACGTTCAGCCGCCATTTCCGTCAGCAGACGGGCATGGCGTTTTCGGAATGGCGCCAGCGCGCCTGCGTGGTGCTGGCCTTGTCGCGGCTGGCCTCGGGCGACTCGGTGACCGCCATCGCGCTGGATTTTGGCTACCAGAGTCCCGCGGCGTTTTCCACGATGTTCCGGCGGGTGCTGGGCCGCCCGCCCACGGGGTATCTGCGTGAAGGCTGA